In Juglans microcarpa x Juglans regia isolate MS1-56 chromosome 7D, Jm3101_v1.0, whole genome shotgun sequence, the following are encoded in one genomic region:
- the LOC121238724 gene encoding type I inositol polyphosphate 5-phosphatase 10-like isoform X2: MVSAVGQNYVEFENSWFFQLHEAESDPRLKSLVFTGTGHPMSLSQDVQTFRVFVATWNVGGKSPNSDLNLDDILHADQSDIYILGFQEIVPLNAGNVLVIEDNEPAAKWLALINQSLNKSSELASRGLKPTSSLGSSLFFSKYSLKKISKTFRTESGRRLKTCNCNLELERKQSKDLCFRCQQSHISEDEFSSEEDDDVPNGIDIAGISFPSSTNQMNYSLVAIKQMVGIFVTVWARKELVQHIGHLRISCISRGIMGCLGNKGCISVSMSFHQTSFCFVCSHLASGEKEGDELRRNMDVIEILKNTQFPNICRSVHSRVPEKILEHDRIIWLGDLNYRIALSYSDARKLLEENAWDALLDKDQLKIEREAGRVFKGWKEGKIYFAPTYKYSSNSDTYAGETKKSKKKRRTPAWCDRILWHGTGIRLLSYIRGESKFSDHRPVCATFLVDVDVVSGGLKKGLSGSNMKVRIEELLPPTRNLFIE; encoded by the exons ATGGTTTCTGCTGTCGGTCAAAATTATGTGGAGTTTGAGAATAGCTGGTTTTTTCAGCTACACG AAGCAGAGTCTGATCCAAGGCTTAAAAGTCTAGTTTTTACTGGCACAGGACATCCGATGTCTCTTAGTCAAGATGTTCAGACTTTTAG AGTCTTTGTAGCAACATGGAATGTAGGTGGAAAATCTCCCAATAGTGACCTTAACCTGGATGATATTCTTCACGCAGATCAAtcagatatatatatcttggg TTTTCAGGAAATTGTTCCTTTAAATGCTGGAAATGTCCTAGTCATAGAAGATAATGAGCCTGCAGCGAAATGGTTAGCCCTGATTAATCAGTCACTTAACAAATCATCGGAGCTGGCATCAAGAGGATTAAAACCCACTTCCTCCCTTGGTAGTTCCTTGTTCTTCTCAAAGTATTCCCTTAAAAAGATCAGTAAGACTTTTAGGACAGAGAGCGGAAGGAGGCTGAAGACTTGCAACTGCAATCTTGAATTAGAAAGGAAGCAGAGTAAGGATCTCTGTTTTCGATGCCAACAATCGCATATAAGCGAAGATGAATTTTCTtcagaagaggatgatgatgtaCCTAATGGAATTGACATTGCGGGAATTTCTTTTCCCTCAAGTACCAACCAGATGAATTACAGTCTTGTAGCCATTAAGCAAATGGTGGGAATTTTTGTCACTGTTTGGGCAAGGAAGGAGCTTGTACAGCATATAGGCCACTTGAGGATCTCCTGCATTAGTCGTGGGATTATGGGCTGCCTTGGAAACAAG GGGTGTATTTCTGTGAGCATGTCATTCCATCAGACAAGCTTTTGCTTTGTCTGCAGTCACTTGGCATCTGGAGAGAAGGAGGGGGATGAACTTAGAAGAAATATGGATGTCATTGAGATATTGAAAAACACGCAGTTTCCAAATATCTGCAGATCAGTTCACAGTAGGGTGCCAGAGAAAATCCTTGAACATGA TCGGATCATTTGGTTAGGGGACTTGAATTACCGAATAGCTTTGAGTTACTCGGACGCAAGAAAGCTCCTGGAGGAGAATGCCTGGGATGCACTTCTGGACAAAGATCAG cTAAAAATTGAAAGAGAAGCAGGGAGAGTATTCAAGGGATGGAAAGAGGGTAAGATCTACTTTGCCCCCACATACAAATACTCTAGCAATTCAGACACCTATGCTGGAgagacaaaaaaatcaaaaaagaaaaggagaactCCTGCTTg GTGTGATAGAATACTATGGCATGGAACTGGGATACGGCTGCTTTCTTACATACGTGGGGAGTCTAAGTTTTCTGATCACCGGCCTGTTTGTGCAACATTTTTGGTGGATGTTGATGTTGTATCAGGTGGATTAAAGAAGGGATTATCTGGCTCTAACATGAAAGTTAGGATTGAAGAGCTTTTACCTCCAACTAGAAATCTATTCATTGAATAA
- the LOC121238723 gene encoding probable pectinesterase/pectinesterase inhibitor 47 yields the protein MPKPSSSQQSWAEFIITNTMPKAPFFLFNLFLFFLLSLSLALYGTSAQSSPQSPSAACKSTLYPKLCRSILSTIRFSQSDAYGYGKFSVKQCLKQARKMTDRIGHYLTHKEGRSSMSHAETGALGDCRQLSQLNVDYLESISAELKSAESMNEELVERVQTLLSAIVTNQQTCYEGLEDSESSIVGALSEPLNNVTRLYSVSLGLVTQALDRNLKRNKRKKGSHGGSTSTKAHPDRERLETLIKVLRKNSCKKSKQHCPTKERTLGELMPEDGGILVNDTVTVSLYGTDNFTSITEAVAFAPNQSKPEEGYFIIYAREGYYQEYVVVPKHKKNIMLIGDGINRTVITGNHSVIDGWTTFNSSTFAVSGDRFVAVDVTFRNTAGPEKHQAVALRSNADLSTFYRCSFEGYQDTLYAHSLRQFYRECDIYGTVDFIFGNAAAVFQSCNIYARKPLANQKNSLTAQGRSDPNQNTGISIHNCTIEAAPDLAMALNSTLNYLGRPWRVYSRTVYMQSYIGSLIHPLGWLEWNGTVGIDTLYYGEFENYGPGADTGMRVHWPGYSLMNASQALNFTVYNFTMGHTWLPGTDIPFSAGLVEI from the exons ATGCCAAAACCAAGTAGTAGCCAGCAGTCTTGGGCAGAGTTTATCATCACAAACACAATGCCAAAAGCACCATTTTTCCTGTTTAATCTCttcctattttttcttctttcacttTCCTTGGCTCTGTATGGTACCTCGGCCCAGTCCTCTCCACAGTCGCCTTCTGCTGCATGCAAATCTACTCTCTACCCCAAACTCTGCCGTTCCATCCTCTCCACCATCCGCTTCTCGCAGTCCGACGCTTACGGCTACGGCAAGTTTTCCGTGAAGCAATGTCTGAAGCAAGCACGTAAAATGACAGACCGGATCGGCCACTACCTCACCCACAAAGAGGGACGCTCGTCGATGAGCCACGCTGAGACTGGAGCACTCGGGGATTGTCGGCAGCTCTCCCAGCTCAACGTGGATTACCTGGAGTCCATCTCCGCCGAGCTCAAGTCAGCCGAGTCGATGAACGAAGAGCTGGTGGAGAGAGTGCAGACGCTGCTGAGTGCGATAGTGACGAACCAGCAGACATGCTACGAAGGGCTCGAGGATTCCGAGAGCAGCATCGTGGGCGCATTGTCGGAACCGCTGAACAACGTGACTCGGCTGTACAGTGTGTCACTTGGGTTGGTGACACAGGCATTGGATCGGAATCTGAAACGAAACAAGCGGAAAAAAGGCTCTCATGGTGGATCTACGTCGACCAAGGCACACCCCGATCGAGAACGACTTGAAACTCTCATCAAG GTACTGCGGAAAAACTCCTGCAAAAAATCAAAGCAGCATTGCCCCACGAAGGAACGGACTCTTGGTGAATTAATGCCGGAAGACGGTGGAATTCTTGTGAACGATACTGTGACTGTCAGCCTTTATGGTACCGACAACTTCACCTCCATCACTGAGGCCGTCGCATTTGCTCCCAATCAGTCAAAGCCTGAAGAAGGATATTTCATTATCTATGCTAGAGAAGGATATTACCAGGAGTATGTAGTCGTACCCAAGCATAAGAAGAATATAATGTTGATTGGAGACGGTATCAATCGCACTGTGATCACAGGAAACCATAGTGTAATTGATGGCTGGACAACCTTTAATTCTTCAACCTTTG CTGTTTCTGGAGATCGGTTTGTAGCAGTAGATGTTACGTTCAGGAACACGGCGGGTCCAGAAAAGCACCAAGCAGTAGCTCTGAGGAGCAATGCTGACCTCTCCACCTTCTATCGTTGTAGTTTTGAAGGCTACCAGGACACTCTCTATGCTCACTCTCTTAGACAGTTCTACAGGGAGTGTGACATATATGGGACTGTAGATTTCATTTTTGGGAATGCTGCTGCTGTCTTTCAAAGCTGCAATATATATGCTCGAAAGCCATTGGCTAACCAAAAGAATTCCCTCACAGCCCAAGGCCGTTCTGATCCAAATCAGAACACTGGTATTTCCATTCACAACTGCACAATTGAAGCTGCACCAGACTTGGCCATGGCTTTGAACTCCACATTAAATTATCTGGGCAGACCTTGGAGGGTGTACTCCAGGACTGTGTACATGCAATCCTATATTGGTAGTTTGATTCATCCACTTGGGTGGTTGGAATGGAATGGAACAGTTGGTATAGACACACTCTATTATGGAGAGTTTGAGAATTATGGGCCAGGTGCAGATACTGGTATGAGAGTTCACTGGCCTGGTTATAGTCTGA
- the LOC121238724 gene encoding type I inositol polyphosphate 5-phosphatase 10-like isoform X1, with translation MTLTSQDGKKKSFIRNMFARRERNDREMNKGTFYIPEAESDPRLKSLVFTGTGHPMSLSQDVQTFRVFVATWNVGGKSPNSDLNLDDILHADQSDIYILGFQEIVPLNAGNVLVIEDNEPAAKWLALINQSLNKSSELASRGLKPTSSLGSSLFFSKYSLKKISKTFRTESGRRLKTCNCNLELERKQSKDLCFRCQQSHISEDEFSSEEDDDVPNGIDIAGISFPSSTNQMNYSLVAIKQMVGIFVTVWARKELVQHIGHLRISCISRGIMGCLGNKGCISVSMSFHQTSFCFVCSHLASGEKEGDELRRNMDVIEILKNTQFPNICRSVHSRVPEKILEHDRIIWLGDLNYRIALSYSDARKLLEENAWDALLDKDQLKIEREAGRVFKGWKEGKIYFAPTYKYSSNSDTYAGETKKSKKKRRTPAWCDRILWHGTGIRLLSYIRGESKFSDHRPVCATFLVDVDVVSGGLKKGLSGSNMKVRIEELLPPTRNLFIE, from the exons ATGACTCTAACGAGCCAAGACGGGAAGAAGAAG TCATTCATTCGGAATATGTTTGCCAGAagggagagaaatgataggGAAATGAATAAAGGCACATTTTATATCCCTG AAGCAGAGTCTGATCCAAGGCTTAAAAGTCTAGTTTTTACTGGCACAGGACATCCGATGTCTCTTAGTCAAGATGTTCAGACTTTTAG AGTCTTTGTAGCAACATGGAATGTAGGTGGAAAATCTCCCAATAGTGACCTTAACCTGGATGATATTCTTCACGCAGATCAAtcagatatatatatcttggg TTTTCAGGAAATTGTTCCTTTAAATGCTGGAAATGTCCTAGTCATAGAAGATAATGAGCCTGCAGCGAAATGGTTAGCCCTGATTAATCAGTCACTTAACAAATCATCGGAGCTGGCATCAAGAGGATTAAAACCCACTTCCTCCCTTGGTAGTTCCTTGTTCTTCTCAAAGTATTCCCTTAAAAAGATCAGTAAGACTTTTAGGACAGAGAGCGGAAGGAGGCTGAAGACTTGCAACTGCAATCTTGAATTAGAAAGGAAGCAGAGTAAGGATCTCTGTTTTCGATGCCAACAATCGCATATAAGCGAAGATGAATTTTCTtcagaagaggatgatgatgtaCCTAATGGAATTGACATTGCGGGAATTTCTTTTCCCTCAAGTACCAACCAGATGAATTACAGTCTTGTAGCCATTAAGCAAATGGTGGGAATTTTTGTCACTGTTTGGGCAAGGAAGGAGCTTGTACAGCATATAGGCCACTTGAGGATCTCCTGCATTAGTCGTGGGATTATGGGCTGCCTTGGAAACAAG GGGTGTATTTCTGTGAGCATGTCATTCCATCAGACAAGCTTTTGCTTTGTCTGCAGTCACTTGGCATCTGGAGAGAAGGAGGGGGATGAACTTAGAAGAAATATGGATGTCATTGAGATATTGAAAAACACGCAGTTTCCAAATATCTGCAGATCAGTTCACAGTAGGGTGCCAGAGAAAATCCTTGAACATGA TCGGATCATTTGGTTAGGGGACTTGAATTACCGAATAGCTTTGAGTTACTCGGACGCAAGAAAGCTCCTGGAGGAGAATGCCTGGGATGCACTTCTGGACAAAGATCAG cTAAAAATTGAAAGAGAAGCAGGGAGAGTATTCAAGGGATGGAAAGAGGGTAAGATCTACTTTGCCCCCACATACAAATACTCTAGCAATTCAGACACCTATGCTGGAgagacaaaaaaatcaaaaaagaaaaggagaactCCTGCTTg GTGTGATAGAATACTATGGCATGGAACTGGGATACGGCTGCTTTCTTACATACGTGGGGAGTCTAAGTTTTCTGATCACCGGCCTGTTTGTGCAACATTTTTGGTGGATGTTGATGTTGTATCAGGTGGATTAAAGAAGGGATTATCTGGCTCTAACATGAAAGTTAGGATTGAAGAGCTTTTACCTCCAACTAGAAATCTATTCATTGAATAA